From one Anopheles cruzii chromosome 3, idAnoCruzAS_RS32_06, whole genome shotgun sequence genomic stretch:
- the LOC128270105 gene encoding presenilins-associated rhomboid-like protein, mitochondrial yields the protein MPVSRFHSFVHSPHKLLKQSGGDRQLAILRYTRSGRNTRAESFAPKQTIVPTEVQGIVIESGYIDPSKIWRSFLFTVAFTTGSFVGVSIWEYETVRARAMKALRSKLSTNWFRERAKQHRQEMDHWQRELSGWWSKLSPGERVFAPICALNAVVYGLWRIPRLAPTMVKYFASNPAAKAVCWPMVLSTFSHYSLFHILANMYVLHSFSHAAVATLGREQFLGMYLSAGVIASFASHVFKTVSRQPGLSLGASGAIMAVLAYVCTQYPDTQLSILFLPMYTFSAGAAIKVIMGIDLAGVLLGWRIFDHSAHLGGAMFGLFWCYFGAHNLWPLREHFVGYWHELRGPPKK from the exons ATGCCGGTTTCAAggtttcattcgttcgttcactCTCCTCACAAATTGCTGAAACAATCGGGAGGCGATCGGCAGCTTGCGATACTGCGATACACACGATCGGGACGAAACACACGGGCGGAATCGTTCGCGCCAAAGCAAACCATTGTTCCGACGGAGGTGCAGGGAATTGTCATAGAATCTGGCTATATTGATCCGTCCAAAATTTGGCGATCATTTCTGTTCACCGTAGCG TTCACGACTGGTAGCTTTGTAGGAGTATCCATCTGGGAGTATGAAACGGTGCGTGCGCGTGCCATGAAAGCGCTGCGAAGCAAGCTGAGTACGAACTGGTTCCGCGAGCGAGCAAAACAGCACCGTCAGGAAATGGACCATTGGCAACGGGAGCTGAGCGGCTGGTGGAGCAAACTGTCGCCCGGTGAACGAGTATTTGCACCGATCTGTGCACTGAACGCGGTCGTTTACGGACTCTGGCGGATACCGAGGCTTGCGCCAACGATGGTAAAATATTTTGCCTCAAACCCTGCGGCAA AAGCGGTCTGTTGGCCCATGGTACTGTCAACGTTTAGTCACTACTCATTGTTCCACATTTTGGCCAACATGTACGTTCTGCACAGCTTTTCCCACGCGGCCGTTGCTACGCTCGGGCGGGAACAGTTTTTGGGAATGTATCTGAGTGCCGGCGTGATAGCGTCGTTTGCCAGTCACGTCTTTAAAACCGTTTCTCGACAGCCAGGCCTATCATTGGGTGCATCGGGCGCCATCATGGCCGTGTTGGCGTACGTCTGTACGCAATATCCGGACACACAACTTAGCATACTGTTCCTACCAATGTACACGTTTTCTGCCGGGGCG GCAATAAAAGTCATAATGGGCATCGATCTGGCCGGTGTGCTGCTGGGATGGAGAATATTCGATCACTCGGCCCATCTCGGAGGCGCCATGTTCGGATTGTTTTGGTGTTACTTCGGGGCCCACAACCTGTGGCCGCTGCGGGAGCACTTCGTTGGCTACTGGCACGAACTAAGGGGACCACCGAAGAAATAG
- the LOC128270106 gene encoding uncharacterized protein LOC128270106, whose amino-acid sequence MSQANSFQPWKQTLPVGLPSNLGSAIFGAGGGAVGYGKVPQPPPTSATATAPPLQPSPSSSSSSSSSSSSASLLPAPATSSHLLQPGAMHADGRREPAPIGSTGGAALAFSPSSLSMHNGTGNDFLAQMAVNKLKLGKLNTSYELTAAVAASSADDGLELDPGVAAMRAMMTVSGQGAPLGDREREQQIQQMFEKTVSDNTKKQILEILDKISILRPPERLLLYLRMPGGYPETDPLRQSQNPLGTRLEINHTINWVRSHLEHDPNVSIPKQEVYDDYVGYCARINIKPLSTADFGKVMKQVFPGIRPRRLGTRGHSRYCYAAMRKATKLPIPKLPDLTDVGGTSEKNGAETTNFSDEESWKVVKLWAEAMLPACFGSINELATFIAKNNLNSPTGVTSRQQLHKKILQRELKEKRKLSAVALKKRRKKRRKTLSTSICETGSSEHRNGGQEEENNPQQPFGVPGVVQQTETVSTKQTPTVVQQQQQQQQQQLAAKHRELLLQQHMIKREQQDCLDEDNNNTTSGVLATTTTASGKMLILQRQQSTNLNCDNASNNSGAFESISKELVLSATNFTPSDTPGVHGQQLLSPASHPSPSLQQLQPQQQQQQQMIHQRLLEAGGMRSPQDQHFLSNIYCKKVRQAQQLKAVQQQQQQQQLQQNQQQPPAPLQLQQQLFFPNRPTGAKRQLPGNLGYASRQKRLKLLQARQQRSLESQNNSAPRYDEQGNLILIEAPQDQGRDEFIIPRERVISICNMDKNALDDYLNCEEENSQDQDQELLKYFPEEAGQPAPPMTGNQLHPSGEGSMMEGRTSATSMDTDSGSYGAMFDDSEQKLFQIRMILEKNQATQNSRMQMQQQMHQSMEAQLAAGASSSGASTYEHSQSGMGLQPGSAAASLAMLSQRHNTHGTAGPTGGISTEQSPVGMVRSSEREPGKQKFCGTLDLKHCSGGLEGNYELGGGVGGPSMSLGGSSGQTLQSPTTRRRNCSFVPISQPTANKQQPPAMGTGGGSNVNHTPNVSPFVSPRSTPIHRKVPKGAPNGHTLQQQDQSKFNHQIHQQQLHHPQLQGGSSYNHHPHHQQQLQHQQQQQQQPQQQQQYSSVRTLGGYIKNELPASAPPSPSMMQPFRFGSTLGGLSCAGGGGLASQQPTAFQPICGPQMVGIGPGSMPMALESRSSSVPLLQNYEGYCNSNYNSVSQTPVPSEYDDFTDTGILDMLNEQSAQMSAEIKIEESELTLPDLLDQQAQREQEAGAGGTEADTGGRGPGDAFFSRAGIGEGGGATGGGGMFSIISRSVPSTPLPLLGGFSGGGGSSAAGLASAGAACLGGSETGSGFVSSRRSLFEYPKSVPSTPITVSDGGCHEASIFQYSPETSRDFLINGNSVDRSKASSAGASSFYGGAGDAGSATAGVGDGSLGMSSGGAGRDVNGNVANELAALQAGSGSGGGGGGACSVHDAAGGPSDEPPSAEMANLTDGIEGLSTDLDAVTESMMDSDILQNL is encoded by the exons ATGTCCCAGGCGAACTCGTTCCAACCGTGGAAACAAACCCTTCCCGTCGGATTGCCCTCGAATCTGGGCTCCGCGATCTttggcgctggcggcggtgcAGTAGGCTATGGAAAAGttccacaaccaccaccgacatcagcaacagcaactgcTCCGCCGTTGCAACCGTCaccttcatcgtcgtcgtcttcgtcttcgtcgtcgtcctccgcaTCGCTACTGCCAGCGCCTGCTACGTCATCGCACCTTCTGCAGCCTGGAGCCATGCATGCGGATGGTCGCCGTGagccggcaccgatcggcagCACGGGTGGAGCTGCGCTTGCCTTCTCCCCGTCGTCCCTGTCCATGCACAATGGCACGGGAAACGATTTCCTCGCCCAAATGGCGGTCAACAAGCTAAAGCTAGGCAAACTGAACACCAGCTACGAGCTGACGGCGGCTGTTGCAGCATCCTCCGCGGATGATGGGCTCGAGCTCGATCCGGGGGTGGCGGCTATGCgggcgatgatgacggtgtCCGGCCAGGGTGCCCCGCTCGGGGACAGGGAACGAGAGCAACAGATACagcaaatgtttgaaaaaaccGTCAG TGACAACACCAAGAAACAGATCCTAGAAATATTGGACAAAATCTCCATCCTGCGACCACCGGAACGATTGCTGCTGTACCTTCGTATGCCCGGTGGCTATCCGGAAACAG ATCCGTTGCGGCAATCGCAGAACCCACTCGGGACGCGCCTTGAGATCAACCATACGATCAACTGGGTTCGTTCGCATCTGGAGCACGACCCGAATGTGTCAATTCCGAAGCAAGAAGTATACGACGACTATGT GGGGTACTGTGCCCGGATCAACATCAAGCCCCTGTCGACGGCGGATTTCGGAAAGGTGATGAAACAGGTGTTTCCCGGCATTCGGCCACGCCGTCTAGGCACCCGCGGACATTCCAGATACTGCTACGCGGCCATGCGAAAGGCGACAAAGCTGCCCATACCGAAGCTGCCCGATCTTACGGATGTCGGTGGTACGAGCGAG AAAAATGGTGCCGAAACTACCAACTTCAGCGACGAGGAATCGTGGAAGGTGGTTAAGCTGTGGGCCGAAGCGATGCTGCCCGCGTGTTTCGGTTCTATCAACGAGCTGGCCACGTTCATCGCGAAGAACAACCTCAACTCGCCAACCGGCGTCAccagccggcagcagctgcacaAGAAGATCCTCCAGCGGgagttgaaggaaaaacgaaagctTTCC GCGGTGGCGTTGAAAAAACGGCGCAAGAAACGCCGAAAGACCCTTTCGACGAGCATTTGTGAAACGGGGTCTTCGGAGCACCGGAATGGCGGGCAGGAAGAGGAAAATAATCCTCAGCAACCATTCGGTGTCCCAGGAGTAGTGCAACAAACGGAAACCGTAAGTACAAAGCAAACACCGACCGttgttcagcagcagcagcagcagcaacagcagcaattaGCGGCCAAGCATCgcgagctgctgctccagcAGCACATGATTAAACGCGAGCAGCAAGATTGTCTCGATgaggacaacaacaacacgaccAGTGGCGTTCtggccactaccaccaccgccagtggTAAGATGCTGATCCTGCAACGCCAGCAAAGTACAAATCTCAACTGTGATaacgccagcaacaacagtgGCGCGTTTGAGTCGATCAGTAAAGAGCTGGTGCTCAGTGCGACGAATTTCACGCCGAGTGATACGCCGGGTGTTCACGGTCAGCAGCTGCTGTCTCCCGCTAGTCACCCATCACCATCgctgcagcaactgcagccccaacagcaacagcagcaacagatgaTTCATCAGCGACTCCTGGAAGCCGGAGGTATGCGTAGCCCACAGGACCAGCACTTTCTCTCGAACATTTACTGCAAAAAGGTACGCCAGGCGCAGCAACTGAAAGccgtacagcagcagcagcaacagcagcaactgcaacaAAATCAGCAACAACCGCCAGCACCActgcagcttcagcagcagctgttcTTCCCCAACCGTCCCACTGGTGCAAAGCGTCAGTTGCCGGGTAACTTGGGCTATGCCAGCAGGCAGAAGCGCCTGAAGTTGCTGCAGGCCCGGCAGCAGCGTTCGCTCGAATCGCAGAACAACAGTGCTCCGCGGTACGATGAGCAGGGCAATTTGATATTGATCGAAGCACCGCAGGATCAGGGCCGGGACGAGTTCATTATACCACGCGAGCGGGTGATCAGCATTTGTAACATGGACAAGAACGCCCTGGACGATTATCTGAACTGCGAGGAAGAAAACTCGCAAGATCAGGATCAGGAGCTGTTAAAGTACTTCCCCGAGGAGGCAGGtcaaccagcaccaccaatgACCGGAAATCAGCTCCACCCCAGCGGCGAGGGCAGCATGATGGAAGGTAGAACCAGTGCTACCTCGATGGACACGGACAGTGGCAGCTACGGGGCAATGTTTGATGATAGCGAACAGAAGCTCTTCCAGATTCGGATGATTCTCGAAAAGAACCAGGCCACCCAGAACAGCCGGATGCAAATGCAGCAACAGATGCACCAATCGATGGAAGCCCAGCTGGCGGCGGGTGCCTCTTCTTCCGGTGCAAGTACTTACGAGCATTCACAGTCTGGGATGGGCTTACAGCCCGGCTCGGCGGCTGCTTCGCTTGCGATGCTATCTCAGCGTCACAATACCCACGGAACAGCCGGGCCCACCGGTGGCATTTCGACGGAACAATCGCCGGTAGGAATGGTCAGAAGCAGCGAGCGGGAACCAGGGAAGCAGAAATTTTGTGGAACTCTCGATCTTAAGCACTGCTCCGGGGGCCTCGAGGGAAACTACGagctcggtggtggcgttggtggtCCGTCAATGAGCCTCGGCGGAAGCAGCGGACAGACACTACAAAGTCCGACGACTCGGCGCCGCAATTGCAGTTTTGTTCCGATTTCCCAGCCAACTGCAAACAAGCAACAACCGCCGGCCATGGGCACCGGAGGAGGATCAAACGTTAACCATACACCGAACGTGAGCCCATTTGTTAGTCCTCGCAGCACACCGATCCACCGGAAGGTTCCGAAGGGGGCCCCAAACGGCCacacgctgcagcagcaggaccaaAGCAAGTTCAATCATCAGatacaccagcagcaactgcaTCACCCGCAGCTTCAGGGTGGCAGCAGCTACAAccatcatcctcatcatcagcagcaactccaacatcagcagcagcaacagcagcaaccgcaacaacaacaacagtactCCTCCGTTCGCACGTTGGGTGGTTACATCAAGAACGAACTTCCCGCGTCGGCTCCTCCGTCTCCCTCGATGATGCaaccgtttcggttcggttctacGCTCGGGGGCCTGAGCTGTGCCGGTGGAGGCGGCCTTGCGTCGCAACAACCGACCGCATTCCAACCGATCTGTGGACCGCAGATGGTCGGCATTGGCCCCGGCAGTATGCCGATGGCGCTCGAATCACGCTCGAGCAGCGTGCCGTTGCTGCAGAACTACGAGGGCTACTGCAACTCCAACTACAATTCCGTCTCGCAGACCCCGGTCCCGTCGGAGTACGACGatttcaccgacaccggcatCCTCGACATGCTGAACGAACAATCGGCCCAGATGTCGGCAGAGATCAAGATAGAAGAATCGGAACTGACGCTTCCTGATCTGCTCGATCAGCAGGCGCAACGCGAACAGGaagctggcgctggtggtacAGAAGCGGACACCGGAGGCCGCGGTCCCGGAGATGCATTTTTCTCACGAGCAGGAATAGGAGAAGGTGGAGGAGCAACGGGAGGTGGTGGTATGTTTAGCATCATTTCGCGGTCGGTCCCCTCGACCCCTTTGCCGCTGTTGGGCGGATTCTCTGGAGGAGGCGGCAGCAGTGCGGCGGGACTAGCATCGGCAGGGGCCGCCTGCTTGGGTGgcagcgaaaccggaagcgggtTCGTTTCGAGCAGGAGGTCACTTTTCGAGTACCCGAAATCCGTCCCTTCGACACCGATCACAGTCAGCGACGGCGGTTGCCACGAGGCTTCGATCTTTCAGTACAGTCCCGAAACGTCACGCGATTTTCTCATCAATGGCAATTCCGTCGATCGAAGCAAAGCTTCTTCCGCTGGTGCTTCCAGCTTCTACGGCGGCGCAGGGGATGCTGGATCTGCCACTGCCGGTGTCGGAGACGGAAGCCTGGGTATGTCGAgcggtggcgctggccgaGACGTAAATGGAAACGTGGCGAACGAGTTGGCCGCACTGCAGGCTGGCagcggtagcggcggcggcggtggcggtgcatgCTCGGTGCACGATGCAGCCGGTGGTCCGTCGGACGAACCACCGTCGGCTGAAATGGCCAATCTGACCGACGGCATCGAGGGACTGTCGACCGATCTCGACGCCGTGACCGAGTCGATGATGGACTCGGACATCCTGCAAAATCTGTAA